The Phragmitibacter flavus genome contains a region encoding:
- a CDS encoding putative DNA modification/repair radical SAM protein, with the protein MQIRDKLSILADAAKYDASCASSGTNKRDSRAGGLGSTTGMGICHSYTPDGRCVSLLKILMTNSCIYNCLYCINRSSSNVRRARFTPEEVVDLTLDFYRRNYIEGLFLSSGIVRSSNHTMEQVVRVAKTLRVDHQFRGYIHLKTIPEAAPELIEEAGRWADRLSINVELPTPADLDQLAPEKNLDRIRGAMTVIGKRITQAKIEKRENRKASAFSPAGQSTQMIVGATPTADRAILDQASSLYQNHQLKRVYYSAFSPIPDASSQLPLISPPLVREHRLYQADWLLRFYGFKVTELTTPDSPNLPLDIDPKLAWALNHRDEFPTDINRAPRETLLRVPGLGVRNVDRILQIRRWHTLRLTDLMRMRMPMKKVLPFIITADHTPHRIEKHTAVMARSEKQMELFAPDVFTPLAVG; encoded by the coding sequence ATGCAAATTCGCGATAAGCTTTCGATTCTGGCCGATGCCGCCAAATATGATGCCTCCTGCGCCAGCAGCGGCACCAACAAACGCGATTCACGCGCGGGTGGTCTTGGCAGCACCACCGGCATGGGCATCTGCCACAGCTACACGCCCGATGGACGCTGCGTTTCGCTGCTGAAAATCTTGATGACCAACTCCTGCATTTACAACTGCCTGTATTGCATCAATCGTTCCTCCAGCAACGTGCGCCGCGCCCGTTTCACCCCCGAAGAAGTGGTCGATCTCACCCTCGATTTCTACCGCCGCAACTACATCGAAGGCCTGTTCCTCAGTTCCGGCATTGTCCGCAGTTCGAACCACACCATGGAACAAGTGGTGCGGGTCGCAAAAACGCTGCGCGTGGATCATCAGTTTCGCGGTTACATCCATCTTAAAACCATCCCCGAAGCAGCCCCCGAATTGATCGAAGAAGCTGGCCGCTGGGCGGATCGATTAAGCATCAACGTGGAACTCCCCACGCCGGCCGATCTCGACCAGCTCGCGCCGGAAAAGAACCTTGATCGCATTCGCGGAGCCATGACCGTCATCGGCAAGCGCATCACCCAGGCCAAGATAGAAAAGCGCGAAAACCGCAAGGCTTCCGCGTTCTCACCCGCCGGTCAAAGCACGCAAATGATCGTTGGCGCCACACCCACCGCGGACCGCGCCATCCTCGATCAAGCCTCTTCCCTCTACCAAAACCACCAACTCAAACGCGTTTATTATTCCGCCTTCAGTCCCATCCCCGATGCATCGAGTCAACTGCCGCTGATCTCACCTCCACTGGTTCGCGAACATCGATTGTATCAAGCCGACTGGCTGCTGCGTTTTTACGGATTCAAGGTCACCGAACTCACCACCCCCGACTCGCCCAACCTGCCACTCGACATCGATCCCAAGCTCGCCTGGGCATTAAATCATCGCGACGAGTTCCCCACCGATATCAATCGTGCTCCACGCGAAACCCTGCTGCGTGTTCCCGGACTCGGCGTCCGCAACGTCGATCGCATCCTGCAAATTCGGCGCTGGCACACCCTTCGTTTGACCGATCTGATGCGCATGCGCATGCCCATGAAAAAGGTCCTGCCGTTCATCATCACCGCCGATCACACGCCTCATCGCATCGAAAAACACACGGCAGTCATGGCCCGCTCCGAGAAGCAAATGGAGTTGTTTGCGCCCGATGTTTTCACCCCGCTTGCCGTTGGCTAA
- a CDS encoding class I SAM-dependent methyltransferase, translating to MNPRILGVTIIRKSDVMRLADSTFHKTSLCASKIFRPKCPVRTPESPAPEQRFSNRVANYVRYRPSYPAEMMPLLRRETGLSEASTVADIGSGTGISSKLFLEAGCSVFGVEPNMEMRTAAENLLSGYPKFHTINGKAQETGLPDQSVDLIVAAQAFHWFNLPETRQEFSRILKPKPQPKGQIALIWNVRDSDSTPFLRDYEALLLRFGTDYAKVRHEQIDTVELTRFFNGPYTTHCFPNLQWLDHPSLEGRLMSSSYAPVEGEPGHAEMIAELRRLFDLHQSANKVCIEYQTQLNLGR from the coding sequence ATGAATCCGCGAATCTTGGGTGTAACGATCATAAGGAAGTCGGACGTGATGAGACTAGCAGACAGCACATTCCACAAGACTTCGCTTTGCGCGAGCAAGATTTTTCGCCCAAAATGCCCGGTGAGAACTCCAGAATCACCCGCGCCGGAACAGCGATTCTCCAATCGAGTGGCCAATTATGTGCGCTACCGCCCCAGTTACCCGGCGGAAATGATGCCCCTTTTGCGTCGCGAAACCGGTCTTTCCGAAGCGTCGACAGTCGCCGATATCGGCTCCGGCACCGGCATTTCCAGCAAACTTTTCCTCGAAGCTGGCTGCTCCGTATTCGGAGTGGAGCCCAACATGGAAATGCGCACCGCAGCGGAAAACCTTCTCTCTGGCTATCCCAAATTTCACACCATCAACGGCAAAGCCCAGGAGACCGGACTGCCCGACCAATCCGTTGATCTGATCGTGGCTGCCCAAGCTTTTCACTGGTTTAACCTGCCGGAAACACGCCAGGAATTCAGCCGCATCCTTAAACCAAAACCACAACCCAAGGGCCAAATTGCCCTCATCTGGAACGTGCGAGACTCGGATAGCACACCGTTTCTTCGCGATTACGAAGCCTTGTTGCTACGGTTCGGCACCGACTACGCCAAGGTTCGCCACGAGCAAATTGATACAGTCGAACTGACTCGCTTTTTCAACGGCCCCTACACCACCCACTGCTTCCCCAATTTGCAATGGCTCGACCATCCATCCCTTGAAGGTCGCTTGATGTCCTCCTCCTATGCTCCCGTCGAGGGCGAACCCGGACATGCTGAAATGATCGCGGAGCTACGCCGCCTATTCGACCTCCATCAATCCGCCAACAAGGTGTGCATTGAATATCAAACCCAGCTTAATCTGGGCAGATAG
- a CDS encoding VOC family protein, with protein MQVERLKYVIWAADMDRALNFYVTVFGGEVLKKNDFISEVAVANGIIGIHGGGEGSRTWTGLSFQVPDVIAGAAEIVAAGGQLSREPEPENGEPPHLAMCIDPDGNEIMLTRKRS; from the coding sequence ATGCAAGTGGAACGACTCAAGTATGTCATCTGGGCTGCGGACATGGATCGCGCCTTGAATTTTTACGTCACCGTGTTTGGCGGCGAGGTGCTGAAGAAGAACGATTTCATCAGCGAAGTCGCCGTTGCCAACGGCATCATCGGCATCCATGGCGGCGGTGAAGGCTCACGCACCTGGACCGGACTGAGCTTTCAAGTTCCCGACGTCATCGCCGGGGCCGCCGAGATCGTTGCCGCCGGCGGTCAACTGTCCCGCGAACCCGAACCCGAAAACGGAGAACCTCCCCATCTCGCCATGTGCATCGATCCTGACGGCAACGAAATCATGCTCACGCGCAAACGCTCATGA
- a CDS encoding H-type lectin domain-containing protein, with translation MYTASIPWKVLSSKVGVGVLTEGWNLAGVEEDTQEIRTFVVDVFFDSTFVSPPVVQLGLTGFDIDDRDSSRLTLTAENITQSGFQVLVTTWAGTRVYAAEFNWLAIGA, from the coding sequence ATGTATACCGCATCCATCCCCTGGAAAGTGCTCTCATCAAAAGTCGGCGTCGGTGTGCTTACGGAGGGTTGGAATCTGGCGGGGGTTGAAGAGGACACGCAGGAAATCCGCACCTTTGTGGTGGACGTGTTTTTTGACTCGACATTTGTGTCGCCTCCAGTCGTGCAACTTGGCCTTACTGGATTTGATATTGATGATCGCGACAGTTCACGGCTCACGCTGACGGCGGAGAACATCACGCAATCGGGTTTTCAGGTATTGGTCACCACCTGGGCGGGCACGCGTGTTTATGCGGCGGAGTTCAACTGGCTGGCGATTGGGGCTTGA
- a CDS encoding SLC13 family permease, whose product MTFEIGIVLALLAIAVLCFSFEWVAAEIVALGLMLAFVISGVLSPEQAFAGFASDTVMMILGLLLMTTVLSRTGLMEVVSRQLLRATGQSPTRFLWLMMISVGFLSAFVSNTATTAFFIPVVLAVARRMKTPGAMFLLPLAFASILASSVSLIATSTNLVVSGLMQNLGMPAMDMFELAPVGLPILLLGIVYIGLIGLRLLPKRHYTSVEDELKEGKYLGELVLTEGSSFAGKTLVDSRLGEDYDLNVLRIVRNKDQNLRPRGNVTLRDGDVLLVEGPHDALLRIKDMHAVQLKADAKLSALSEADPDTKIVEALLLPKSTLIGRSLKDARFRDRFGVIALGLQHKGRAVRKMSQVNLAVGDVLLLQGPPGELATLQDMGAFRMIGEPETKSMPALRAGLMAACFIIALLIGIFKIAPLPVAVLGGAFAMLASGLVSPEVIYREVEWKAVILIACMLSVGAAMQASGADQLIGQWINHLASGLSPRWLIAGIFLLTVALSQPMSNQAAAALVLPIAVAAAVQMDLNPRALAMTVAVAASCSFLTPLEPACLMVYGPGGYRFRDFFLVGLPLSLGILVITLVLIPVFWPL is encoded by the coding sequence ATGACATTTGAAATAGGCATTGTCCTCGCATTGCTCGCCATCGCCGTGCTGTGTTTCTCGTTTGAATGGGTGGCGGCTGAGATTGTCGCGCTCGGCCTCATGCTTGCCTTTGTCATCTCCGGTGTGCTCAGTCCCGAACAAGCCTTTGCCGGTTTTGCCAGCGATACCGTGATGATGATCCTCGGGCTGCTGCTCATGACCACCGTCCTGTCGCGAACCGGATTGATGGAGGTGGTCTCAAGGCAACTGCTGCGTGCCACCGGTCAAAGCCCCACCCGCTTCCTTTGGCTGATGATGATCTCGGTGGGCTTCTTGAGCGCGTTTGTCAGCAATACCGCCACCACCGCCTTCTTCATCCCGGTGGTGCTCGCCGTGGCCCGACGCATGAAAACGCCCGGAGCCATGTTTCTGCTGCCTCTGGCATTTGCTTCCATCCTCGCCAGTTCCGTCTCGCTCATTGCCACCTCCACCAATCTGGTCGTCAGCGGATTGATGCAAAATCTCGGCATGCCCGCGATGGACATGTTTGAACTCGCCCCTGTCGGACTGCCCATCTTGTTGCTCGGCATCGTCTACATTGGACTGATCGGCCTCCGACTCCTCCCCAAGCGCCACTACACCTCGGTCGAAGACGAGCTAAAAGAAGGCAAGTATCTCGGCGAACTGGTGCTCACTGAGGGCTCCTCCTTCGCGGGAAAAACGCTGGTCGACAGCCGCCTGGGCGAGGACTACGACCTCAACGTGTTGCGCATCGTGCGCAACAAAGACCAAAACCTTCGTCCCCGTGGCAACGTCACCCTGCGTGATGGCGACGTGCTGCTGGTCGAAGGTCCGCACGATGCCCTGCTGCGCATCAAGGACATGCATGCCGTGCAGCTAAAGGCCGATGCCAAACTGTCCGCCTTGTCCGAAGCCGACCCGGACACCAAAATCGTCGAAGCCCTGCTGCTGCCAAAATCGACCCTCATTGGACGCTCCCTCAAAGACGCGCGTTTCCGTGATCGTTTCGGCGTCATCGCCCTCGGACTTCAACACAAAGGCCGCGCCGTGCGTAAAATGAGTCAGGTCAACCTCGCGGTCGGCGATGTGCTTCTCCTGCAAGGTCCTCCCGGCGAACTGGCCACCCTGCAGGACATGGGTGCCTTCCGGATGATCGGCGAGCCGGAGACCAAATCCATGCCCGCCCTCCGTGCCGGCCTGATGGCCGCCTGTTTCATCATCGCCCTGCTCATTGGCATCTTCAAAATCGCTCCCCTTCCTGTTGCCGTGTTGGGAGGAGCTTTTGCGATGCTCGCCAGCGGACTAGTCTCCCCTGAAGTCATCTATCGCGAAGTTGAATGGAAGGCCGTCATCCTCATCGCCTGCATGTTAAGCGTCGGAGCCGCGATGCAGGCGTCTGGAGCTGATCAACTGATCGGCCAATGGATCAATCACCTGGCATCCGGCCTGAGTCCGCGATGGTTGATCGCCGGTATTTTCCTGCTCACCGTGGCCCTTTCTCAACCCATGTCGAACCAGGCCGCCGCCGCGCTGGTGCTGCCCATTGCCGTTGCCGCCGCCGTGCAGATGGACCTCAATCCAAGGGCATTGGCCATGACCGTCGCCGTCGCTGCGAGCTGCTCCTTCCTGACTCCCCTCGAACCCGCCTGTCTCATGGTGTATGGACCAGGAGGATACCGGTTTCGTGATTTCTTCCTGGTGGGACTGCCCCTCAGCCTGGGAATCCTGGTGATCACCCTGGTGTTGATCCCCGTGTTCTGGCCGCTTTGA
- a CDS encoding MBL fold metallo-hydrolase, whose protein sequence is MNPSAFSRRRLLAKGALALSALSLIKAQNPTIIEEVISARSNQRQHHLCMTCGTQFPATFGPPKECPICLDERQYVGLDGQQWTTLEKMRRGGWRNVYRGQGPNLIGIGTEPKFGIGQRALLLRTPQGNVLWDCISYLDEQTVAAIQNLGGISAIAISHPHYYTSMIEWSQAFGNAPVYLHESDRQWVIRPDKCIEFWSGETKSIGDGLTLLRTGGHFVGFQVLHWRDGAGGGGALLAGDQPQVAADRNWVSFMYSYPNFIPLNRPAIERIVRVLAPYEFDRLYGPFWQSIVSANAKEVVKRSADRYLKAIRG, encoded by the coding sequence ATGAATCCATCCGCTTTTTCCCGTCGTCGTCTGCTCGCCAAAGGTGCGTTGGCGCTGTCTGCTCTTTCTTTGATCAAAGCCCAGAATCCGACCATCATTGAAGAAGTCATTTCGGCGAGGTCCAATCAGAGGCAGCATCACCTTTGCATGACCTGCGGAACGCAGTTTCCGGCGACATTTGGACCGCCGAAGGAGTGCCCGATTTGTTTGGATGAACGCCAGTATGTCGGTTTGGACGGGCAGCAGTGGACCACGTTGGAGAAAATGCGGCGGGGGGGATGGCGTAATGTGTATCGCGGACAGGGACCTAATTTAATTGGGATCGGAACGGAGCCGAAGTTTGGCATCGGTCAGCGAGCATTGTTGCTGCGGACGCCTCAAGGCAATGTTCTGTGGGATTGCATCAGCTATCTGGATGAGCAAACGGTTGCAGCCATTCAGAATCTCGGTGGCATCAGCGCCATCGCCATTTCACATCCTCATTACTACACATCGATGATCGAGTGGAGCCAGGCATTTGGCAATGCCCCCGTCTACCTTCACGAATCGGACCGGCAATGGGTCATTAGGCCGGACAAGTGCATTGAGTTTTGGAGCGGCGAGACCAAGTCCATCGGCGACGGATTGACCCTGCTTCGCACGGGCGGGCATTTTGTTGGGTTTCAAGTGTTGCACTGGCGCGATGGCGCGGGCGGTGGGGGTGCGCTCCTTGCGGGCGATCAGCCACAGGTGGCGGCGGATCGAAATTGGGTGAGTTTTATGTATAGCTATCCCAATTTCATCCCGCTGAATCGTCCGGCCATTGAAAGAATTGTCAGGGTATTGGCTCCGTATGAGTTTGATCGGCTGTATGGTCCTTTCTGGCAGAGCATCGTTTCGGCCAATGCCAAAGAGGTGGTGAAACGGTCGGCGGATCGATATCTCAAGGCCATTCGCGGATGA
- a CDS encoding SGNH/GDSL hydrolase family protein, translated as MKTSFAALFLLIASTVISQQPTTVPQGEPTNAKEAEAQKKEQAQQKLDEEYADLVAKLPTDQRAWEKVLQDNLGGFYFPIHQKEKLSGKSNAWDFVQDDPTLPRVLLIGDSVSRGYTLAVRKALAGKANVHRAPENCGPTANGLKKIDIWLGDGKWDLIHFNFGIHDRATPLPDYTQRLEKLIERMKSTGAKLMWASTTPIPDDAAKKQTAVSIIERNEAAAEVMKKQGVIVNDLAAAITPLLATLQNPNDVHFTAEGYEFLGERVAKAIESELK; from the coding sequence ATGAAAACATCTTTCGCCGCACTCTTTCTGCTGATCGCTTCAACAGTCATCTCCCAACAGCCAACCACGGTCCCGCAAGGCGAGCCGACCAATGCCAAGGAGGCGGAGGCCCAAAAGAAGGAGCAGGCGCAACAGAAGCTTGACGAAGAATATGCAGACTTGGTGGCCAAGCTGCCAACGGACCAGCGAGCTTGGGAGAAGGTGCTTCAGGACAATCTGGGCGGCTTTTATTTTCCCATCCACCAGAAGGAGAAGCTGAGTGGCAAATCCAATGCCTGGGATTTTGTGCAGGATGATCCCACCTTGCCACGGGTGCTGTTGATCGGTGATTCAGTGTCGCGAGGCTATACGCTGGCAGTTCGCAAGGCCCTCGCGGGCAAAGCGAATGTGCATCGGGCGCCGGAAAATTGTGGTCCGACAGCCAATGGACTGAAGAAGATCGACATCTGGCTGGGCGACGGCAAGTGGGATCTGATTCACTTCAACTTCGGCATTCATGATCGTGCCACGCCGCTGCCTGACTACACGCAAAGGCTGGAGAAGTTGATCGAGCGCATGAAGTCAACGGGAGCGAAACTGATGTGGGCGAGCACCACCCCAATTCCTGATGATGCCGCCAAAAAACAAACCGCAGTTTCGATCATTGAGCGCAATGAAGCGGCGGCGGAGGTGATGAAAAAGCAGGGTGTAATTGTGAACGATCTCGCTGCGGCCATCACCCCACTTCTCGCGACACTACAGAATCCCAACGACGTGCATTTTACGGCTGAGGGATACGAATTTTTAGGGGAGCGGGTGGCAAAGGCGATTGAGTCAGAGTTGAAGTAG
- a CDS encoding TIGR03915 family putative DNA repair protein, protein MQTFRFRPTFPDWQTAARLALREQVPPLLANWEELDTHQPSLALFDSPTSTPPSAAAPDPTIRVPRDFLPLAKRVSCHRDPKRWTLLYRLLWRHTHGESHLMQISVDDDMHTLIQMDKAVRRDSHKMRAFVRFRAVQTEQGQWYVAWFEPEHLIVELNAPFFRDRFASMRWSILTPDRCVHWDGTELQFTPPATKAQAPDADAVEDLWLTYFGSIFNPARVKIQAMQSEMPKKYWKNLPEAALIPSLIEDAPNRVKAMVSRSQQKLAPAQRPD, encoded by the coding sequence ATGCAAACGTTTAGATTTCGACCCACCTTCCCGGACTGGCAAACCGCCGCCCGTCTCGCCCTGCGCGAACAAGTCCCTCCCCTCCTCGCCAACTGGGAAGAACTCGACACCCATCAGCCATCCCTCGCGCTGTTCGATTCCCCCACCTCTACTCCCCCATCGGCAGCCGCTCCCGACCCCACCATTCGCGTCCCGCGCGACTTCCTGCCGCTGGCCAAACGGGTGTCCTGTCATCGCGATCCCAAACGTTGGACCCTTCTTTACCGACTCCTGTGGCGGCACACCCATGGCGAATCCCACCTCATGCAAATCTCTGTCGATGACGACATGCACACCCTCATCCAAATGGACAAGGCCGTGCGCCGTGACTCCCACAAAATGCGCGCCTTCGTGCGCTTCCGGGCAGTTCAAACGGAGCAGGGCCAATGGTATGTCGCCTGGTTCGAACCCGAGCATCTCATCGTCGAACTCAACGCCCCATTCTTCCGCGATCGCTTCGCCAGCATGCGCTGGTCCATTCTCACCCCCGACCGCTGTGTGCATTGGGATGGAACCGAACTGCAATTCACCCCTCCGGCCACCAAAGCGCAAGCTCCCGACGCCGACGCCGTGGAAGATTTATGGCTCACCTACTTCGGCAGCATCTTCAATCCTGCCCGGGTAAAAATTCAGGCGATGCAATCCGAGATGCCCAAGAAATACTGGAAAAATCTCCCCGAAGCCGCCCTTATTCCTTCGCTGATCGAGGATGCTCCCAACCGGGTCAAAGCCATGGTGTCACGCAGTCAGCAAAAATTGGCTCCGGCGCAACGACCCGACTGA
- the fabV gene encoding enoyl-ACP reductase FabV has product MIVTPKIRGFICTTAHPEGCAKHVSDQIAVVKSGGILAEGPKKVLVIGSSTGYGLSSRIAAAFGSNAATIGVFFERPAEDGRTATAGWYNTAAFEKEAKEAGLYARSFNGDAYSDPIKAEVIEAIKADLGQVDCVVYSLASPRRTDPKTGEVFKSVLKPIGGVYTNKTLNTTTGVVSEISIEPAQGDDIAQTVAVMGGEDWELWIDALMAAGVLADGVQTVSYSYIGPEVTWPIYKNGTIGKAKEDLERVQQALDEKLAPLNGKAWVSVNKALVTQASSAIPVVPLYISLLYKIMKAEGTHEDCIEQMDRLFRDRLYSGAPLPDESGRIRVDDWEMKPAVQALIAKRWTEVNTENLAEFGDFAGYQSSFLRLFGFGLDGVDYSADTDTAVSIPSIG; this is encoded by the coding sequence ATGATCGTTACACCCAAGATTCGCGGATTCATCTGCACCACCGCCCATCCTGAAGGATGCGCGAAACACGTTTCCGACCAGATTGCTGTCGTCAAAAGCGGGGGGATTCTCGCTGAGGGCCCCAAAAAGGTGCTGGTGATCGGCTCGTCGACCGGTTATGGCCTGTCCTCGCGAATCGCGGCCGCTTTCGGTTCGAATGCCGCGACCATTGGCGTGTTTTTTGAGCGTCCTGCCGAAGATGGCCGCACCGCGACCGCAGGCTGGTATAACACGGCGGCGTTTGAAAAAGAGGCGAAGGAAGCGGGATTGTATGCGCGTTCGTTCAATGGAGATGCCTATTCAGATCCGATCAAGGCAGAGGTCATTGAAGCCATCAAGGCGGATCTCGGTCAGGTGGATTGTGTCGTTTACAGTCTGGCATCGCCGCGTCGGACCGATCCCAAGACGGGCGAAGTTTTCAAGTCGGTCTTGAAGCCGATTGGCGGTGTTTACACCAACAAGACCCTCAACACCACCACGGGCGTGGTGAGCGAGATTTCGATTGAACCCGCCCAGGGCGATGACATTGCGCAAACGGTGGCGGTGATGGGTGGTGAAGATTGGGAATTGTGGATTGATGCTTTGATGGCAGCAGGCGTCCTTGCCGACGGAGTTCAGACGGTTTCCTATTCTTACATTGGGCCTGAAGTGACCTGGCCGATTTACAAAAATGGCACCATTGGCAAAGCCAAGGAAGATCTTGAACGCGTGCAGCAGGCGCTTGATGAGAAGCTCGCTCCGCTCAATGGCAAGGCGTGGGTTTCGGTGAACAAGGCGCTGGTGACGCAGGCGAGTTCGGCGATTCCGGTCGTGCCGCTTTATATCTCGTTGCTTTACAAAATCATGAAGGCGGAAGGCACGCATGAAGATTGCATTGAGCAGATGGACCGTCTATTCCGCGATCGTCTTTACAGTGGCGCGCCGCTGCCTGATGAGTCGGGTCGGATTCGTGTGGATGATTGGGAAATGAAGCCGGCCGTGCAGGCGCTTATTGCGAAGCGCTGGACGGAAGTGAATACCGAGAACCTGGCGGAGTTTGGTGACTTTGCAGGTTATCAGTCCAGCTTCCTGCGTCTGTTTGGTTTTGGCCTAGATGGCGTGGATTACAGTGCGGACACCGACACGGCGGTTTCGATTCCGTCGATTGGGTGA
- a CDS encoding sulfite oxidase heme-binding subunit YedZ has translation MTFSTDFKFHRALFVFHGLLPLMLILVDAWRGNLGANPVEFVTRATGVLSLVFLIITLLVTPLRKAFGWNWLLKQRRLLGLYAFFYGVAHLLTYLAFDRDWQLQTVVGDVLKRPFIAVGMLAFALMIPLAVTSTNAMIKKLGGKRWAQLHRLTYVVAIGGVVHYYMIEKSDIRYPVVFGMVVVLLLGYRLANRPKPLVRTAK, from the coding sequence ATGACTTTTTCAACTGACTTCAAGTTCCATCGGGCGCTTTTTGTGTTTCACGGACTGCTGCCGTTGATGCTGATTTTGGTGGATGCATGGCGAGGCAATTTGGGGGCCAATCCGGTGGAATTTGTAACGCGTGCAACCGGGGTGTTGTCGTTGGTGTTTTTGATCATCACCTTGTTGGTGACCCCTTTAAGGAAGGCATTCGGATGGAACTGGCTGCTCAAACAACGGCGATTGCTGGGGCTGTATGCGTTCTTTTATGGGGTGGCGCATTTGCTCACGTATCTGGCATTTGATCGCGACTGGCAGTTGCAGACCGTGGTGGGCGATGTGTTGAAAAGACCATTCATCGCGGTGGGCATGCTGGCTTTTGCGTTGATGATTCCGCTGGCGGTGACTTCGACGAACGCGATGATCAAAAAGCTGGGTGGGAAACGCTGGGCGCAGCTGCATCGATTGACCTATGTGGTCGCCATTGGCGGGGTGGTGCATTATTACATGATTGAGAAGTCCGACATCCGGTATCCCGTGGTGTTCGGCATGGTGGTGGTGCTGTTGTTGGGATATCGGCTTGCCAACCGACCCAAGCCATTGGTGCGAACGGCGAAGTAA
- the msrP gene encoding protein-methionine-sulfoxide reductase catalytic subunit MsrP, which produces MSDSSPKIPSSEITPEATFLNRRFFMKSSIWAGTSLATAGIYRAFSPRPEVVNTGTEIATVAETAGEAAELPVLNEKLTAFDDIAGYNNFYEFSTSKSAVAAKAKNFITNPWSLQIDGLVNQPRTFDLDELLKIESVERTYRFRCVEGWSMVIPWVGFPLSKLLSMADPKSQATHVAFETYYDIKQMPDSGYAGIDLPYVEGLRLDEAMHPLTLMATGLYGKTLPNQNGAPIRLVVPWKYGFKSIKSVVKITLTDKEPPITWNLANPNEYGFYSNVNPEVSHPRWSQARERRIGEGGTRETLMFNGYADQVAHLYAGMDLRVNY; this is translated from the coding sequence ATGAGTGACAGCAGTCCCAAAATTCCATCCAGCGAGATCACGCCTGAGGCCACGTTTCTCAATCGGCGTTTTTTCATGAAGTCGTCCATCTGGGCAGGCACTTCACTGGCCACAGCAGGGATCTATCGGGCATTCAGTCCACGACCTGAAGTGGTCAACACTGGAACGGAAATCGCGACAGTGGCTGAAACAGCGGGAGAGGCGGCGGAGTTGCCGGTGCTGAATGAGAAGCTGACGGCGTTTGATGACATCGCGGGATATAACAATTTTTATGAGTTCTCCACCAGCAAGTCGGCGGTGGCGGCCAAGGCGAAAAATTTCATTACCAATCCGTGGAGTCTGCAGATCGATGGACTGGTCAATCAACCGCGCACCTTTGATCTCGATGAATTGCTCAAGATCGAAAGCGTGGAACGCACCTATCGTTTTCGTTGTGTCGAAGGCTGGTCGATGGTGATTCCCTGGGTGGGTTTTCCGCTTTCGAAATTGCTCAGCATGGCCGATCCGAAAAGTCAGGCGACGCATGTGGCGTTTGAGACTTATTATGACATCAAGCAAATGCCTGACTCAGGTTATGCAGGCATTGATCTACCTTACGTGGAAGGTTTGCGGCTTGATGAGGCGATGCATCCGCTGACGTTGATGGCGACCGGGTTGTATGGCAAGACCCTGCCGAATCAGAATGGGGCGCCGATCCGTTTGGTGGTGCCTTGGAAGTATGGATTCAAGAGCATTAAGTCGGTGGTGAAAATCACGCTCACGGACAAGGAACCGCCCATCACCTGGAACCTCGCCAACCCGAACGAGTATGGTTTTTATTCCAATGTGAATCCAGAGGTGAGTCATCCGCGTTGGTCGCAGGCGAGGGAGCGGCGCATTGGTGAGGGCGGCACGCGCGAGACCTTGATGTTTAATGGCTACGCCGATCAGGTGGCGCATTTGTATGCGGGCATGGACTTGCGGGTGAATTATTAA